The Seriola aureovittata isolate HTS-2021-v1 ecotype China chromosome 12, ASM2101889v1, whole genome shotgun sequence genome window below encodes:
- the arhgap21b gene encoding rho GTPase-activating protein 21 isoform X2 — translation MMASRWVNSCEDDERQQARSSFCENDCPDWRSLADSPAVQNPTEEEPFSWPRPKTVRLRRTSQGFGFTLRHFIVYPPESTMHLFPEEDYGRRGRQRNRLEPMDTIFVKQVKEGGPAHGAGLCTGDRIVKVNGASIIGKAYCEVISLIQDSGDFLELCVMPKDEDILQLAYSQDAYLRGESSYSGNACHIPDPPPVCYPRVDCKPTGMAQATDSAGQVCRGPTSAPDHGYRKEITVPPSPPPPPPPQSYPKSQMAVCMRNDSVRTVVVPPDAAHLGRMGPSHRIDYMDPVFVRGRPGSLAQYPHPRKADVYHSGPGIVPYGGQAPHYPGNHQNIDWRTYQTYREYIDNKGIHSHGSRTIQERLDSLRAASQTTFSATHHIPRGDWGPKGIRRRSTSHERSYQGPPPHFQIAPRSASQDRMSGAERMGHARNWAPRSVSQDGLVHKARAHSIDYVETAELARISERRGGYGRADQGTRPSRQSIPRHAMLHRPSVGYSGGMRGAPNPPLYSKGPDSLQTRSSPMLSDRPSHFGKSTSAEHSFADPRVSVKGNLSGHTTQQGQSRMWAETMLPVEASRDAALVGHRSSSCSTPKQMPQRPIILKPPHPDSQSQVNGRSPTETGVVLREKPPSGKNPSPLRHPSYILAVNDEGTDSTADVVACWLPNDARREIHIRRLGEQRHTSCSSNLDESLDSIPFIDEPVSPSVDREAAPIPPSAVISVAPSIATGPSSPGSPCPTIRRQLSHDQESLRSALLESESGSKTERSKSYDEGLDNYQEEGRGRSSSKHMPSLRGLRKALDGHKSSGDSGSRRDSSSDIFADSSKEGLLHFRQLSTDKNKRVSGGMRSWKQMYGVLQGHTLTLYRDRKDALSHASSQSDEDPLRISIKACLIDISYSDTRRKNVLRLTTSDCEYLFQAEGRDDMLTWIRVIQENSNPDEENDTVTSQDLISRKIREYNMMSAPSSRSEPSPKTSRQSLSIKQAFLGGKTDGKIHSPHSPKTGEERKVLKDDSSPPRDRGAWKIGIAGIMRKPFEKKTPAGVTFGVRLDDCPPALINRFVPLIVEVCCKVVEERGLEYTGIYRVPGNNAAISSMQEELNSKGMTDIDIQEDKWRDLNVISSLLKSFFRKLPDPLFTNEKYADFIEANRTEDSVERLKELKKLIHELPVHHYETLKFLCAHLKKVSDNCEKNKMEPRNLAIVFGPTLVRTSEDNMTNMVNHMPDQCKIVENLIQQYDWFFTDDGDEDPVTTAEQESTVQSQPVPNIDHLLSNIGRTAPSPGEVSDSACSDSSKSKGLWGSGKDQCSKEMLRSSFFASRKRKKPKDKAHPSSSDDDLDAVFPKKELPEETQQQPLWSPDSRTEEEEEEETDEASEKEKHRNSSEEQLDKTNRKESLSSSLMSQPSPPLPPEHISSTLQTGSPYASPTHSPNLSYRMPMAHQSSLSDPPSNYDDTVSDLGTMNSTSSQASVPRVRRGRMVALGPEAGPCGLGAEVCSITSDYSTTSSMTFLTGAELSTLSPEVQSVAESRGGDDADDERSELISEGRPMETDSESDLSVFTVGKADQRELQDAPRPLPSHRLIECDTLSRKKAAQQKTDSESSLDGARSDKDSNRLSRVLGSVKGRSTGSLSSSSRSELDKTEPAWKLKITDRLKVRLRMSVDDMFGVGSQRSRSPEGRSKKKNIRRRHTMGGQRDFAELSVLGDWPQQIGIGSGSRSELSAVDRLKPKCSSQDFSIGDWIARERHRTSNPEVSLDFPEQQGGLCSPNSQNFGASSSSELPHRPAEVLNGDTPPSKNLSLSATAHPHKLTGSQVVHSRFYQYL, via the exons ATGATGGCATCACGTTGGGTTAATTCTTGTGAAGATGATGAGAGACAACAAGCAAGATCTTCTTTCTGTGAG AATGACTGTCCAGATTGGAGAAGCTTGGCTGATTCTCCTGCAGTGCAAAACCCAACAGAGGAAGAGCCGTTCTCATGGCCAAGACCTAAAACCGTGCGCTTACGTCGCACTTCCCAAGGGTTTGGCTTCACCCTGCGGCACTTCATTGTATACCCACCGGAATCAACCATGCACTTGTTCCCG GAGGAAGATTATGGCCGCAGAG GGAGACAACGGAATAGGCTAGAACCAATGGACACCATTTTCGTGAAGCAAGTCAAGGAAGGTGGCCCTGCTCATGGAGCTGGGCTTTGCACAG GTGATCGCATAGTGAAGGTGAATGGAGCAAGCATCATTGGGAAAGCCTATTGTGAGGTTATATCCTTGATCCAAGACAG CGGTGACTTTCTTGAACTTTGTGTGATGCCAAAAGATGAGGATATACTTCAGCTG GCCTACTCCCAGGATGCCTACCTCCGTGGCGAAAGCAGCTACAGCGGAAATGCCTGTCACATTCCTGATCCACCCCCAGTATGCTACCCCAGAGTAGACTGTAAGCCTACGGGCATGGCCCAGGCGACAGACTCAGCGGGGCAGGTCTGCCGAGGGCCAACATCAGCTCCTGACCATGGATACCGCAAGGAGATCACCGTGcccccgtctcctcctcctcctcctcctcctcagtcatATCCAAAAAGCCAGATGGCAGTGTGCATGCGCAACGACAGTGTGAGGACTGTGGTGGTTCCTCCTGATGCAGCCCATCTGGGGCGCATGGGTCCATCTCACAGGATAGATTACATGGACCCTGTCTTTGTCAGGGGGAGACCTGGGTCACTGGCCCAGTACCCTCACCCTCGAAAGGCTGATGTCTACCACAGTGGTCCAGGGATAGTTCCATATGGAGGTCAGGCACCTCACTACCCAGGCAACCATCAAAACATTGATTGGCGCACTTACCAGACATACAGGGAGTACATTGACAACAAAGGAATCCATTCCCATGGTAGTCGGACTATCCAGGAGAGACTGGACAGTTTGCGAGCTGCCAGTCAGACCACCTTTAGTGCTACTCATCACATTCCCCGGGGAGACTGGGGCCCTAAGGGGATACGGCGAAGGAGTACCTCCCACGAACGGTCATACCAAGGACCTCCACCGCACTTTCAGATTGCTCCACGCAGTGCCTCGCAGGACCGCATGAGCGGTGCAGAGAGGATGGGTCATGCCAGGAACTGGGCCCCTCGAAGCGTATCCCAAGACGGCCTAGTGCACAAAGCCCGGGCACACTCCATAGACTATGTTGAAACTGCAGAGCTCGCTCGAATCagtgaaaggagaggaggatatGGAAGGGCAGACCAAGGTACAAGGCCCAGCAGACAGTCTATCCCCAGACACGCCATGCTCCACAGGCCTTCTGTTGGATACAGCGGTGGGATGAGGGGGGCACCTAACCCTCCTCTCTACTCTAAAGGACCAGACTCTCTTCAGACCCGCTCCTCACCCATGCTCTCAGACAGACCCTCACATTTTGGAAAGAGCACAAGTGCTGAACATTCGTTTGCTGATCCAAGAGTTTCAGTCAAAGGAAACCTCTCAGGCCACACTACCCAACAAGGCCAGAGCAGGATGTGGGCAGAAACCATGCTGCCTGTAGAGGCAAGCAGAGATGCAGCATTGGTAGGACACAGGTCATCTTCATGCTCCACCCCAAAACAGATGCCGCAGAGGCCTATCATCCTCAAACCTCCTCACCCAGACTCCCAGAGTCAGGTCAATGGGCGAAGCCCAACAGAGACGGGAGTGGTTCTAAGGGAGAAGCCCCCCTCTGGAAAGAACCCCAGCCCCCTGCGACACCCTTCCTACATCCTAGCTGTAAACGACGAAGGAACAGATTCCACAGCAGATGTGGTGGCATGCTGGCTTCCCAACGATGCACGTCGAGAGATACACATACGCCGCCTTGGGGAACAACGTCACACCTCCTGCTCCAGCAACCTGGATGAGTCTCTGGACTCCATTCCATTCATCG aTGAGCCAGTCAGCCCCAGCGTCGACCGGGAGGCCGCTCCTATTCCACCCTCTGCCGTGATATCTGTTGCACCATCCATAGCTACAGGTCCCTCCAGTCCAGGCTCACCTTGCCCCACCATTCGACGTCAGCTATCACATGACCAAG AGTCCCTGAGAAGTGCTTTGCTGGAGTCTGAATCAGGTAGCAAAACAGAGCGGTCAAAATCCTACGATGAAGGTCTAGATAACTACCAGGAGGAGGGCAGAGG GAGATCTTCCAGTAAGCATATGCCCAGTCTCAGGGGCCTGAGAAAG GCTCTGGACGGACATAAATCATCGGGGGATTCTGGATCTCGAAGGGATTCTTCTTCAGACATCTTTGCTGATTCTTCCAAAGAAGGGTTGCTGCACTTTAGGCAGCTTAGTACAGATAAAAATAAG cgtGTTAGTGGAGGAATGAGATCATGGAAGCAGATGTATGGTGTTTTACAAGGTCACACCCTGACCCTCTACAGAGACAGGAAGGATGCTCTGTCTCATGCTTCGTCACAATCTGACGAGGACCCACTACGAATCAGCATCAAGGCCTGTCTGATTGACATCTCCTATAGCGATACAAGACGCAAGAATGTGCTGCGACTAACCACTTCAGACTGCGAGTATTTGTTCCAGGCAGAAGGGAGGGACGACATGCTGACCTGGATCAGAGTCATTCAGGAAAACAGTAACCCAGATGAAGAG AATGATACTGTAACAAGCCAGGACCTGATCAGTCGAAAGATCAGAGAATACAATATGATGAG TGCgcccagcagcaggtctgaacCTTCCCCCAAAACCTCCCGCCAGTCCCTTAGCATCAAACAAGCCTTCCTGGGAGGTAAAACAGACGGCAAGATTCACAGCCCCCATTCACCCAAAACAGGAGAGGAGCGGAAGGTGCTGAAAG ATGACTCCAGTCCACCGAGGGACAGAGGTGCTTGGAAAATTGGTATCGCAGGGATCATGAGGAAGCCCTTTGAAAAAAAGACCCCAGCTGGCGTCACATTCGGGGTGCGGCTTGATGACTGTCCACCTGCCCTGATAAACAGG TTTGTTCCTCTGATCGTGGAGGTGTGCTGTAAAGTGGTGGAGGAGCGAGGTCTGGAGTACACAGGGATATACAGGGTCCCTGGGAACAATGCCGCCATCTCCAGCATGCAGGAGGAGCTCAACAGCAAAGGCATGACTGACATCGACATCCAGGAAGAC AAATGGCGGGACCTTAATGTCATCAGTAGCTTACTAAAGTCCTTTTTCCGAAAACTTCCAGACCCTCTGTTTACAAATG aaaAGTATGCTGATTTCATTGAAGCCAACAGAACCGAAGACTCAGTGGAGAGATTAAAGGAGCTTAAGAAGCTG ATCCATGAATTACCTGTTCATCACTATGAAACTCTGAAATTCCTCTGTGCTCATCTCAAGAAGGTTTCTGACAACTGTGAAAAGAACAAG ATGGAGCCTCGTAACCTGGCAATAGTGTTTGGTCCTACGCTGGTCAGAACCTCTGAGGACAACATGACCAACATGGTCAATCACATGCCGGACCAGTGCAAGATAGTTGAGAATCTAATCCAGCAATACGACTGGTTCTTCACTGATGACGGTGATGAGGACCCTGTT ACCACAGCTGAGCAGGAAAGCACAGTGCAGTCTCAGCCTGTGCCCAATATCGACCACCTGCTCTCCAACATTGGACGGACGGCACCATCACCAGGCGAAGTCTCAG ATTCAGCATGTAGTGACTCCTCCAAATCAAAG GGCTTGTGGGGGTCAGGGAAGGATCAGTGTAGCAAAGAGATGCTGCGCTCCTCCTTCTTTGCAAGCCGTAAACGTAAGAAGCCCAAGGACAAAGCTCATCCAAGCAGTTCAGACGATGACCTGGACGCTGTGTTCCCCAAGAAGGAGCTCCCGGAGGAGActcagcagcagcctctgtggTCCCCAGACAGCCGgaccgaggaggaggaggaggaggagacggatgaagccagtgagaaagagaagcaTAGAAACAGctcagaggagcagctggacaAAACCAACAGGAAAGAGTCTCTCTCCAGCAGCCTGATGTCGCAGCCCTCTCCCCCCCTGCCTCCAGAGCACATTTCCTCCACCCTTCAAACTGGCTCCCCCTATGCCTCACCCACACATTCCCCAAATCTCAGCTACCGCATGCCGATGGCTCACCAGTCCTCTCTGTCAGACCCGCCCTCCAACTACGACGACACAGTGTCCGACCTCGGTACGATGAACAGCACCAGCTCTCAGGCTTCGGTGCCCAGAGTGAGGCGCGGCAGGATGGTGGCTCTGGGGCCAGAAGCGGGCCCCTGCGGGCTGGGAGCAGAGGTTTGCTCCATCACCTCCGACtactccaccacctcctccatgACGTTCCTGACTGGAGCTGAGCTCAGCACCCTCAGTCCTGAAGTGCAGTCTGTGGCCGAAAGCCGGGGTGGAGATGATGCAGACGATGAGAGAAGTGAACTCATCAGCGAGGGAAGGCCAATGGAGACGGACAGCGAGAGCGAcctgtctgtgtttactgtcGGGAAAGCTGATCAGAGAGAACTGCAAGACGCTCCACGACCTCTCCCCTCCCACAGACTCATCGAATGTGATACACTCTCCAGAAAGAAAGCTGCCCAACAGAAAACCGACAGTGAGTCCTCGCTGGATGGAGCTCGGAGCGATAAAGATTCCAACAGACTGTCACGTGTTTTGGGGTCAGTTAAAGGCCGTTCAACTGGCAGCCTCAGCTCCTCGTCTCGTAGTGAGCTGGATAAGACGGAGCCTGCATGGAAGCTGAAGATCACTGACCGACTAAAGGTGCGTCTGCGAATGTCTGTGGATGACATGTTCGGCGTGGGCAGCCAGAGGAGCCGGTCCCCAGAGGGCCGCAGTAAGAAGAAGAACATCAGACGCAGACACACGATGGGCGGTCAGAGGGACTTTGCAGAGCTGTCTGTTTTGGGAGACTGGCCGCAGCAGATTGGCATTGGTTCAGGCTCTCGGTCGGAGCTGTCAGCTGTGGACCGACTGAAGCCGAAGTGCAGCTCTCAGGACTTCTCCATCGGGGACTGGATTGCCCGCGAGCGCCACCGCACAAGCAATCCTGAGGTCAGCCTGGACTTTCCTGAACAGCAGGGGGGGCTGTGCAGCCCAAACTCCCAAAACTTCGGAGCCTCGTCCTCTTCTGAACTCCCACATCGTCCAGCTGAGGTGTTGAATGGGGACACCCCCCCAAGCAAAAATCTGAGCCTTTCGGCCACCGCTCACCCACATAAACTCACTGGTTCCCAGGTGGTCCATTCACGATTCTATCAGTACCTGTGA
- the arhgap21b gene encoding rho GTPase-activating protein 21 isoform X1 translates to MMASRWVNSCEDDERQQARSSFCENDCPDWRSLADSPAVQNPTEEEPFSWPRPKTVRLRRTSQGFGFTLRHFIVYPPESTMHLFPEEDYGRRGRQRNRLEPMDTIFVKQVKEGGPAHGAGLCTGDRIVKVNGASIIGKAYCEVISLIQDSGDFLELCVMPKDEDILQLAYSQDAYLRGESSYSGNACHIPDPPPVCYPRVDCKPTGMAQATDSAGQVCRGPTSAPDHGYRKEITVPPSPPPPPPPQSYPKSQMAVCMRNDSVRTVVVPPDAAHLGRMGPSHRIDYMDPVFVRGRPGSLAQYPHPRKADVYHSGPGIVPYGGQAPHYPGNHQNIDWRTYQTYREYIDNKGIHSHGSRTIQERLDSLRAASQTTFSATHHIPRGDWGPKGIRRRSTSHERSYQGPPPHFQIAPRSASQDRMSGAERMGHARNWAPRSVSQDGLVHKARAHSIDYVETAELARISERRGGYGRADQGTRPSRQSIPRHAMLHRPSVGYSGGMRGAPNPPLYSKGPDSLQTRSSPMLSDRPSHFGKSTSAEHSFADPRVSVKGNLSGHTTQQGQSRMWAETMLPVEASRDAALVGHRSSSCSTPKQMPQRPIILKPPHPDSQSQVNGRSPTETGVVLREKPPSGKNPSPLRHPSYILAVNDEGTDSTADVVACWLPNDARREIHIRRLGEQRHTSCSSNLDESLDSIPFIDEPVSPSVDREAAPIPPSAVISVAPSIATGPSSPGSPCPTIRRQLSHDQESLRSALLESESGSKTERSKSYDEGLDNYQEEGRGRSSSKHMPSLRGLRKALDGHKSSGDSGSRRDSSSDIFADSSKEGLLHFRQLSTDKNKRVSGGMRSWKQMYGVLQGHTLTLYRDRKDALSHASSQSDEDPLRISIKACLIDISYSDTRRKNVLRLTTSDCEYLFQAEGRDDMLTWIRVIQENSNPDEENDTVTSQDLISRKIREYNMMSAPSSRSEPSPKTSRQSLSIKQAFLGGKTDGKIHSPHSPKTGEERKVLKDDSSPPRDRGAWKIGIAGIMRKPFEKKTPAGVTFGVRLDDCPPALINRFVPLIVEVCCKVVEERGLEYTGIYRVPGNNAAISSMQEELNSKGMTDIDIQEDKWRDLNVISSLLKSFFRKLPDPLFTNEKYADFIEANRTEDSVERLKELKKLIHELPVHHYETLKFLCAHLKKVSDNCEKNKMEPRNLAIVFGPTLVRTSEDNMTNMVNHMPDQCKIVENLIQQYDWFFTDDGDEDPVTTAEQESTVQSQPVPNIDHLLSNIGRTAPSPGEVSDSACSDSSKSKQGLWGSGKDQCSKEMLRSSFFASRKRKKPKDKAHPSSSDDDLDAVFPKKELPEETQQQPLWSPDSRTEEEEEEETDEASEKEKHRNSSEEQLDKTNRKESLSSSLMSQPSPPLPPEHISSTLQTGSPYASPTHSPNLSYRMPMAHQSSLSDPPSNYDDTVSDLGTMNSTSSQASVPRVRRGRMVALGPEAGPCGLGAEVCSITSDYSTTSSMTFLTGAELSTLSPEVQSVAESRGGDDADDERSELISEGRPMETDSESDLSVFTVGKADQRELQDAPRPLPSHRLIECDTLSRKKAAQQKTDSESSLDGARSDKDSNRLSRVLGSVKGRSTGSLSSSSRSELDKTEPAWKLKITDRLKVRLRMSVDDMFGVGSQRSRSPEGRSKKKNIRRRHTMGGQRDFAELSVLGDWPQQIGIGSGSRSELSAVDRLKPKCSSQDFSIGDWIARERHRTSNPEVSLDFPEQQGGLCSPNSQNFGASSSSELPHRPAEVLNGDTPPSKNLSLSATAHPHKLTGSQVVHSRFYQYL, encoded by the exons ATGATGGCATCACGTTGGGTTAATTCTTGTGAAGATGATGAGAGACAACAAGCAAGATCTTCTTTCTGTGAG AATGACTGTCCAGATTGGAGAAGCTTGGCTGATTCTCCTGCAGTGCAAAACCCAACAGAGGAAGAGCCGTTCTCATGGCCAAGACCTAAAACCGTGCGCTTACGTCGCACTTCCCAAGGGTTTGGCTTCACCCTGCGGCACTTCATTGTATACCCACCGGAATCAACCATGCACTTGTTCCCG GAGGAAGATTATGGCCGCAGAG GGAGACAACGGAATAGGCTAGAACCAATGGACACCATTTTCGTGAAGCAAGTCAAGGAAGGTGGCCCTGCTCATGGAGCTGGGCTTTGCACAG GTGATCGCATAGTGAAGGTGAATGGAGCAAGCATCATTGGGAAAGCCTATTGTGAGGTTATATCCTTGATCCAAGACAG CGGTGACTTTCTTGAACTTTGTGTGATGCCAAAAGATGAGGATATACTTCAGCTG GCCTACTCCCAGGATGCCTACCTCCGTGGCGAAAGCAGCTACAGCGGAAATGCCTGTCACATTCCTGATCCACCCCCAGTATGCTACCCCAGAGTAGACTGTAAGCCTACGGGCATGGCCCAGGCGACAGACTCAGCGGGGCAGGTCTGCCGAGGGCCAACATCAGCTCCTGACCATGGATACCGCAAGGAGATCACCGTGcccccgtctcctcctcctcctcctcctcctcagtcatATCCAAAAAGCCAGATGGCAGTGTGCATGCGCAACGACAGTGTGAGGACTGTGGTGGTTCCTCCTGATGCAGCCCATCTGGGGCGCATGGGTCCATCTCACAGGATAGATTACATGGACCCTGTCTTTGTCAGGGGGAGACCTGGGTCACTGGCCCAGTACCCTCACCCTCGAAAGGCTGATGTCTACCACAGTGGTCCAGGGATAGTTCCATATGGAGGTCAGGCACCTCACTACCCAGGCAACCATCAAAACATTGATTGGCGCACTTACCAGACATACAGGGAGTACATTGACAACAAAGGAATCCATTCCCATGGTAGTCGGACTATCCAGGAGAGACTGGACAGTTTGCGAGCTGCCAGTCAGACCACCTTTAGTGCTACTCATCACATTCCCCGGGGAGACTGGGGCCCTAAGGGGATACGGCGAAGGAGTACCTCCCACGAACGGTCATACCAAGGACCTCCACCGCACTTTCAGATTGCTCCACGCAGTGCCTCGCAGGACCGCATGAGCGGTGCAGAGAGGATGGGTCATGCCAGGAACTGGGCCCCTCGAAGCGTATCCCAAGACGGCCTAGTGCACAAAGCCCGGGCACACTCCATAGACTATGTTGAAACTGCAGAGCTCGCTCGAATCagtgaaaggagaggaggatatGGAAGGGCAGACCAAGGTACAAGGCCCAGCAGACAGTCTATCCCCAGACACGCCATGCTCCACAGGCCTTCTGTTGGATACAGCGGTGGGATGAGGGGGGCACCTAACCCTCCTCTCTACTCTAAAGGACCAGACTCTCTTCAGACCCGCTCCTCACCCATGCTCTCAGACAGACCCTCACATTTTGGAAAGAGCACAAGTGCTGAACATTCGTTTGCTGATCCAAGAGTTTCAGTCAAAGGAAACCTCTCAGGCCACACTACCCAACAAGGCCAGAGCAGGATGTGGGCAGAAACCATGCTGCCTGTAGAGGCAAGCAGAGATGCAGCATTGGTAGGACACAGGTCATCTTCATGCTCCACCCCAAAACAGATGCCGCAGAGGCCTATCATCCTCAAACCTCCTCACCCAGACTCCCAGAGTCAGGTCAATGGGCGAAGCCCAACAGAGACGGGAGTGGTTCTAAGGGAGAAGCCCCCCTCTGGAAAGAACCCCAGCCCCCTGCGACACCCTTCCTACATCCTAGCTGTAAACGACGAAGGAACAGATTCCACAGCAGATGTGGTGGCATGCTGGCTTCCCAACGATGCACGTCGAGAGATACACATACGCCGCCTTGGGGAACAACGTCACACCTCCTGCTCCAGCAACCTGGATGAGTCTCTGGACTCCATTCCATTCATCG aTGAGCCAGTCAGCCCCAGCGTCGACCGGGAGGCCGCTCCTATTCCACCCTCTGCCGTGATATCTGTTGCACCATCCATAGCTACAGGTCCCTCCAGTCCAGGCTCACCTTGCCCCACCATTCGACGTCAGCTATCACATGACCAAG AGTCCCTGAGAAGTGCTTTGCTGGAGTCTGAATCAGGTAGCAAAACAGAGCGGTCAAAATCCTACGATGAAGGTCTAGATAACTACCAGGAGGAGGGCAGAGG GAGATCTTCCAGTAAGCATATGCCCAGTCTCAGGGGCCTGAGAAAG GCTCTGGACGGACATAAATCATCGGGGGATTCTGGATCTCGAAGGGATTCTTCTTCAGACATCTTTGCTGATTCTTCCAAAGAAGGGTTGCTGCACTTTAGGCAGCTTAGTACAGATAAAAATAAG cgtGTTAGTGGAGGAATGAGATCATGGAAGCAGATGTATGGTGTTTTACAAGGTCACACCCTGACCCTCTACAGAGACAGGAAGGATGCTCTGTCTCATGCTTCGTCACAATCTGACGAGGACCCACTACGAATCAGCATCAAGGCCTGTCTGATTGACATCTCCTATAGCGATACAAGACGCAAGAATGTGCTGCGACTAACCACTTCAGACTGCGAGTATTTGTTCCAGGCAGAAGGGAGGGACGACATGCTGACCTGGATCAGAGTCATTCAGGAAAACAGTAACCCAGATGAAGAG AATGATACTGTAACAAGCCAGGACCTGATCAGTCGAAAGATCAGAGAATACAATATGATGAG TGCgcccagcagcaggtctgaacCTTCCCCCAAAACCTCCCGCCAGTCCCTTAGCATCAAACAAGCCTTCCTGGGAGGTAAAACAGACGGCAAGATTCACAGCCCCCATTCACCCAAAACAGGAGAGGAGCGGAAGGTGCTGAAAG ATGACTCCAGTCCACCGAGGGACAGAGGTGCTTGGAAAATTGGTATCGCAGGGATCATGAGGAAGCCCTTTGAAAAAAAGACCCCAGCTGGCGTCACATTCGGGGTGCGGCTTGATGACTGTCCACCTGCCCTGATAAACAGG TTTGTTCCTCTGATCGTGGAGGTGTGCTGTAAAGTGGTGGAGGAGCGAGGTCTGGAGTACACAGGGATATACAGGGTCCCTGGGAACAATGCCGCCATCTCCAGCATGCAGGAGGAGCTCAACAGCAAAGGCATGACTGACATCGACATCCAGGAAGAC AAATGGCGGGACCTTAATGTCATCAGTAGCTTACTAAAGTCCTTTTTCCGAAAACTTCCAGACCCTCTGTTTACAAATG aaaAGTATGCTGATTTCATTGAAGCCAACAGAACCGAAGACTCAGTGGAGAGATTAAAGGAGCTTAAGAAGCTG ATCCATGAATTACCTGTTCATCACTATGAAACTCTGAAATTCCTCTGTGCTCATCTCAAGAAGGTTTCTGACAACTGTGAAAAGAACAAG ATGGAGCCTCGTAACCTGGCAATAGTGTTTGGTCCTACGCTGGTCAGAACCTCTGAGGACAACATGACCAACATGGTCAATCACATGCCGGACCAGTGCAAGATAGTTGAGAATCTAATCCAGCAATACGACTGGTTCTTCACTGATGACGGTGATGAGGACCCTGTT ACCACAGCTGAGCAGGAAAGCACAGTGCAGTCTCAGCCTGTGCCCAATATCGACCACCTGCTCTCCAACATTGGACGGACGGCACCATCACCAGGCGAAGTCTCAG ATTCAGCATGTAGTGACTCCTCCAAATCAAAG CAGGGCTTGTGGGGGTCAGGGAAGGATCAGTGTAGCAAAGAGATGCTGCGCTCCTCCTTCTTTGCAAGCCGTAAACGTAAGAAGCCCAAGGACAAAGCTCATCCAAGCAGTTCAGACGATGACCTGGACGCTGTGTTCCCCAAGAAGGAGCTCCCGGAGGAGActcagcagcagcctctgtggTCCCCAGACAGCCGgaccgaggaggaggaggaggaggagacggatgaagccagtgagaaagagaagcaTAGAAACAGctcagaggagcagctggacaAAACCAACAGGAAAGAGTCTCTCTCCAGCAGCCTGATGTCGCAGCCCTCTCCCCCCCTGCCTCCAGAGCACATTTCCTCCACCCTTCAAACTGGCTCCCCCTATGCCTCACCCACACATTCCCCAAATCTCAGCTACCGCATGCCGATGGCTCACCAGTCCTCTCTGTCAGACCCGCCCTCCAACTACGACGACACAGTGTCCGACCTCGGTACGATGAACAGCACCAGCTCTCAGGCTTCGGTGCCCAGAGTGAGGCGCGGCAGGATGGTGGCTCTGGGGCCAGAAGCGGGCCCCTGCGGGCTGGGAGCAGAGGTTTGCTCCATCACCTCCGACtactccaccacctcctccatgACGTTCCTGACTGGAGCTGAGCTCAGCACCCTCAGTCCTGAAGTGCAGTCTGTGGCCGAAAGCCGGGGTGGAGATGATGCAGACGATGAGAGAAGTGAACTCATCAGCGAGGGAAGGCCAATGGAGACGGACAGCGAGAGCGAcctgtctgtgtttactgtcGGGAAAGCTGATCAGAGAGAACTGCAAGACGCTCCACGACCTCTCCCCTCCCACAGACTCATCGAATGTGATACACTCTCCAGAAAGAAAGCTGCCCAACAGAAAACCGACAGTGAGTCCTCGCTGGATGGAGCTCGGAGCGATAAAGATTCCAACAGACTGTCACGTGTTTTGGGGTCAGTTAAAGGCCGTTCAACTGGCAGCCTCAGCTCCTCGTCTCGTAGTGAGCTGGATAAGACGGAGCCTGCATGGAAGCTGAAGATCACTGACCGACTAAAGGTGCGTCTGCGAATGTCTGTGGATGACATGTTCGGCGTGGGCAGCCAGAGGAGCCGGTCCCCAGAGGGCCGCAGTAAGAAGAAGAACATCAGACGCAGACACACGATGGGCGGTCAGAGGGACTTTGCAGAGCTGTCTGTTTTGGGAGACTGGCCGCAGCAGATTGGCATTGGTTCAGGCTCTCGGTCGGAGCTGTCAGCTGTGGACCGACTGAAGCCGAAGTGCAGCTCTCAGGACTTCTCCATCGGGGACTGGATTGCCCGCGAGCGCCACCGCACAAGCAATCCTGAGGTCAGCCTGGACTTTCCTGAACAGCAGGGGGGGCTGTGCAGCCCAAACTCCCAAAACTTCGGAGCCTCGTCCTCTTCTGAACTCCCACATCGTCCAGCTGAGGTGTTGAATGGGGACACCCCCCCAAGCAAAAATCTGAGCCTTTCGGCCACCGCTCACCCACATAAACTCACTGGTTCCCAGGTGGTCCATTCACGATTCTATCAGTACCTGTGA